The following proteins come from a genomic window of Deinococcus sp. YIM 134068:
- a CDS encoding RrF2 family transcriptional regulator yields MWVSTKAQYGLRALIEIGRRGGEAVPLKDVSERQGISQHYLEQIASNLRRAGFIKSVRGAHGGYRLARPAAAINAYDVVTAMEGSIAPVSCVEEDHVCSSQSVCGTVDLWHRVDAALRDVLGATTLADLIADSERQEHARLVQLEPSFVAPRL; encoded by the coding sequence ATGTGGGTCTCGACCAAAGCACAGTACGGCCTGCGCGCCCTGATCGAGATCGGGCGGCGTGGGGGAGAAGCCGTGCCGCTCAAGGACGTGTCCGAGCGCCAGGGCATCAGCCAGCACTACCTGGAGCAGATCGCCAGCAACCTGCGCCGGGCGGGCTTCATCAAGAGCGTGCGCGGTGCCCACGGTGGCTACCGCCTCGCCCGCCCCGCCGCCGCCATCAACGCCTACGACGTGGTGACGGCGATGGAGGGCAGCATCGCCCCCGTGTCCTGCGTGGAAGAAGACCACGTGTGCAGTAGCCAGAGCGTGTGCGGCACGGTGGACCTGTGGCACCGGGTGGACGCCGCCCTGCGCGACGTGCTGGGGGCCACCACCCTCGCCGACCTGATCGCCGACAGCGAGCGGCAGGAACACGCGCGGCTGGTGCAGTTGGAGCCGAGCTTCGTGGCACCGCGTCTTTGA
- a CDS encoding alpha/beta fold hydrolase: MTALEARSGQAHLKGEVTGRGRTVVFLHAGVADRRMWRAQASALAERCQVVTYDRRGFGETRPVDEDYSHVRDLLAVLDAAGADRATLVGCSQGGKIALDFTLAHSDRVEGLVLVAPSIGGVPATETFPAPVEALLEELEAAEASGDLDRLNRMEARVWLDGVLGEEGRVSGEVRELFLDMNGIALRGAEVGQEEPAPPAWPRLGKITVPAWAICGDLDFPHLQERCASLGEVLPGTRSLVLEGTAHLPSLEQPGAFNTLLLPLLPTL, encoded by the coding sequence ATGACGGCGCTGGAGGCTCGGAGCGGTCAGGCACATCTGAAGGGTGAGGTTACAGGCCGGGGGCGGACGGTCGTTTTTCTCCACGCGGGCGTCGCGGACCGCCGGATGTGGCGGGCGCAGGCGTCGGCCCTGGCCGAGCGGTGCCAGGTCGTGACCTACGACCGCCGGGGCTTCGGGGAGACGCGGCCCGTGGACGAGGACTATTCGCACGTCCGGGACCTGCTCGCGGTGCTGGACGCGGCTGGGGCGGACCGGGCGACCCTGGTGGGCTGCTCGCAGGGCGGGAAGATCGCGCTCGACTTCACCCTGGCCCATTCGGACCGCGTGGAGGGGCTGGTCCTCGTCGCCCCCTCCATCGGTGGAGTGCCCGCGACGGAGACCTTCCCCGCGCCCGTGGAGGCGCTGCTGGAGGAACTGGAGGCCGCCGAGGCGTCCGGCGACCTCGACCGCCTCAACCGGATGGAGGCGCGGGTGTGGCTGGACGGCGTGCTGGGTGAGGAGGGCCGCGTGTCCGGCGAGGTGCGCGAGCTGTTCCTCGACATGAACGGCATCGCCCTACGGGGGGCGGAGGTGGGGCAGGAGGAACCCGCACCCCCCGCCTGGCCGCGTCTGGGGAAGATTACCGTCCCGGCATGGGCGATCTGCGGCGACCTCGACTTCCCACACCTTCAGGAACGGTGCGCGAGTCTTGGCGAGGTGCTGCCCGGCACACGGTCCCTCGTGCTGGAGGGCACCGCCCACCTCCCCAGCCTGGAGCAGCCTGGCGCGTTCAACACACTGCTCCTTCCGCTCCTGCCCACGCTCTAA
- a CDS encoding molybdopterin oxidoreductase family protein yields MSTAPPAPRDPATRVVRTTCPYCAVQCNFDLHLENNLPVKMAPTKECPVAHGTVCKKGLAALNDVRHPERLTTPLLRKNGELVPVGWPEALAYVADALNPLLATRPDAVGVFGSGSLTNEKTYLLGKFARLALRTANIDYNGRYCMASAATALNRTVGYDRGLGFPLGDMATSDLILLVGANIAETLPPIMQYLKGARDRGAAVYSIDPRATSTAKVAGRHLAVRPGSDGVLALGLLHLMKEWGRIRPTAPAHGMTEVLWQADDYPPARVAHECGITEEEVLTLARLYADAQKPLILTGRGPEQHAHGTDTVHAYLNLAFLTGHFGKPGGGYGTLTGQGNGQGGREHGQKADQLPGARSLRNPKHRAEMAALWDCEPEDLPQPGVSAQELLNACGQPDGIEALIVLGSNPVVSAAGAGQVRERLEALRHLIVIDFLPSETAQLATLVLPGAMWCEEEGTTTNLEGRVQRRRKAITAPGAAREDWRILCDLAEAVGRPHGFTYATFRELQDEFFRATRGGVADYSGLSAERLDRATAQWPIPSADGPDTPHAYAPTYPTPDGLARLHTPSFPPPPAPRQLLLTTGRLGNQYQSGTQTRRNPALRATLELQVHPETARERGLQAGDTARLTTRHGTLDLPVALNPGLRPDTLFVPFHWAESANLLTSPDSLDPYSRMPAFKATPVSLSPVPVAVPEPRSTRTAPLEGGVPV; encoded by the coding sequence ATGTCAACGGCCCCCCCCGCTCCCCGCGACCCGGCCACGCGCGTGGTGCGGACGACCTGCCCGTACTGCGCGGTGCAGTGCAACTTCGACCTTCACCTCGAGAACAACCTGCCCGTCAAGATGGCCCCGACGAAGGAGTGCCCGGTCGCTCACGGCACCGTCTGCAAGAAGGGCCTGGCCGCCCTGAACGATGTGCGCCACCCCGAACGGCTGACCACGCCCCTGCTTCGCAAGAACGGCGAACTCGTGCCCGTGGGCTGGCCCGAGGCGCTGGCGTACGTGGCCGATGCCCTGAATCCCCTCCTCGCCACCCGGCCCGATGCGGTGGGCGTCTTCGGCAGTGGCAGCCTCACGAACGAGAAGACCTACCTCCTCGGCAAGTTCGCGCGGCTCGCGCTGCGAACGGCGAACATCGACTACAACGGGCGCTACTGCATGGCCTCGGCGGCGACGGCCCTCAACCGCACGGTGGGCTACGACCGGGGGCTGGGCTTTCCGCTGGGGGACATGGCGACGAGCGACCTGATCCTGCTGGTCGGCGCGAACATCGCCGAGACGCTGCCGCCGATCATGCAGTACCTCAAGGGGGCGCGGGACCGGGGCGCGGCGGTGTACTCCATCGACCCACGCGCGACCTCGACCGCGAAGGTGGCCGGGCGTCACCTCGCCGTCCGCCCCGGCTCGGACGGGGTGCTGGCGCTGGGCCTGCTCCACCTCATGAAGGAGTGGGGCCGCATCCGCCCGACCGCCCCCGCCCACGGCATGACCGAGGTGCTGTGGCAGGCCGACGACTACCCGCCCGCCCGCGTCGCGCACGAGTGCGGGATCACGGAAGAAGAGGTATTGACGCTCGCCCGCCTGTACGCCGACGCCCAGAAACCCCTGATCCTGACCGGGCGCGGCCCCGAGCAGCACGCGCACGGCACGGACACCGTCCACGCCTACCTCAACCTCGCCTTCCTGACCGGGCACTTCGGCAAGCCGGGGGGCGGCTACGGCACGCTGACCGGGCAGGGCAACGGCCAGGGCGGGCGCGAACACGGGCAGAAGGCCGACCAGCTCCCCGGTGCCCGCAGCCTGCGGAACCCCAAACACCGCGCCGAGATGGCCGCCCTGTGGGACTGTGAGCCGGAGGACCTGCCCCAGCCCGGCGTGAGCGCGCAGGAACTTCTGAACGCCTGCGGGCAGCCGGACGGGATCGAGGCCCTGATCGTCCTCGGCTCCAACCCGGTCGTCAGCGCGGCGGGGGCGGGGCAGGTGCGCGAGCGGCTGGAGGCGTTGCGCCACCTCATCGTCATCGACTTCCTGCCCAGCGAGACGGCGCAACTCGCCACGCTGGTCCTGCCCGGTGCCATGTGGTGCGAGGAGGAGGGGACGACGACCAACCTGGAGGGCCGCGTCCAGCGCCGCCGAAAGGCGATCACAGCCCCCGGCGCGGCGCGGGAGGACTGGCGCATCCTGTGTGACCTCGCAGAAGCCGTCGGGCGGCCCCACGGCTTCACCTACGCGACCTTCCGGGAGCTTCAGGACGAGTTCTTCCGGGCGACGCGGGGCGGCGTGGCCGACTACAGCGGCCTGAGCGCCGAGCGGCTGGACCGCGCGACCGCCCAGTGGCCCATTCCCAGCGCCGACGGCCCCGACACCCCCCATGCCTACGCCCCGACGTACCCGACGCCCGACGGCCTCGCGCGGCTGCACACGCCGAGCTTCCCGCCGCCGCCCGCGCCCCGGCAGCTTCTCCTCACGACCGGGCGGCTGGGCAACCAGTACCAGAGCGGCACCCAGACCCGCCGCAACCCGGCCCTGCGCGCCACGCTGGAACTTCAGGTCCACCCCGAGACCGCCCGTGAGCGCGGCCTTCAGGCCGGGGACACCGCCCGCCTCACCACCCGCCACGGCACCCTCGACCTGCCCGTGGCCCTCAACCCCGGCCTGCGCCCCGACACCCTCTTCGTGCCCTTCCACTGGGCGGAGAGTGCCAACCTCCTCACCAGCCCCGACAGCCTCGATCCGTATTCCCGGATGCCCGCCTTCAAGGCGACGCCCGTGAGTCTCTCGCCCGTGCCCGTCGCCGTTCCCGAACCTCGTTCCACCCGAACCGCCCCGCTGGAGGGGGGAGTGCCCGTCTGA
- the nirD gene encoding nitrite reductase small subunit NirD, translating to MTLTVTPPSSESTWTRVCALPDILPGTGVCALVGGEQIAVFHVAGRVFALGNRDPFTGANVLSRGLTGSKGDTLKVASPLLKHAFDLETGVSLDDPAVSVPTYPARVEGGDVWIGSAG from the coding sequence ATGACCCTGACCGTAACTCCCCCTTCCTCCGAATCGACCTGGACGCGCGTGTGTGCCCTCCCCGACATCCTGCCGGGGACCGGCGTATGTGCGCTGGTAGGCGGCGAGCAGATCGCCGTGTTCCACGTGGCCGGGCGCGTCTTCGCGCTGGGGAACCGCGACCCCTTCACGGGCGCGAACGTGCTCTCGCGCGGGCTGACCGGCAGCAAGGGCGACACGCTGAAGGTCGCCTCGCCACTGCTCAAGCACGCCTTCGACCTGGAAACGGGCGTGAGCCTGGACGACCCGGCGGTGAGCGTCCCGACCTACCCGGCGCGTGTGGAAGGCGGTGACGTGTGGATTGGTTCGGCGGGCTGA
- a CDS encoding quinone-dependent dihydroorotate dehydrogenase: MYRRVLKPALFRLDAEDAHHLTLRALGAASRVPAWPGAARRILVPADPRLTQTLWGRAFASPVGLAAGLDKNGEAVPAFAALGFGFLEVGTVTPLGQPGNDRPRLFRLPDDGALINRMGFNNGGAEALRARLAALPTRTAPVWVNIGKNKATPNEAAVEDYRACVRTLYEVADGFVVNVSSPNTPGLRALQAAGDLADLVRDVGEEVEAGRVRTARRAPPVLVKLAPDLHPADFEASVGAVLEAGADGLIVSNTTLGRAGLTHPHREQAGGLSGRPLTERSTALVRDAYRLTRGRVPIVGVGGIFTPEDAYAKIRAGASLIEVYTALIYEGPRLPMRLNRGLAALLERDGLRNVAEAVGVEA, translated from the coding sequence ATGTACCGCCGAGTCCTCAAGCCCGCCCTCTTCCGCCTCGACGCGGAGGACGCCCACCACCTGACCCTGCGTGCCCTCGGCGCGGCGTCGCGGGTGCCCGCGTGGCCCGGTGCCGCCCGCCGCATCCTGGTGCCCGCCGACCCCCGGCTGACGCAGACGCTGTGGGGCCGCGCCTTCGCCTCCCCGGTGGGCCTCGCGGCGGGACTGGACAAGAACGGGGAGGCCGTGCCCGCCTTCGCGGCGCTGGGCTTCGGCTTCCTGGAGGTCGGGACGGTGACGCCCCTGGGGCAACCCGGCAACGACCGCCCGCGCCTCTTCCGCCTGCCCGACGACGGGGCGCTCATCAACCGCATGGGCTTCAACAATGGCGGCGCAGAGGCCCTGCGTGCCCGCCTCGCCGCGCTGCCCACGAGGACCGCGCCCGTCTGGGTGAACATCGGCAAGAACAAGGCGACGCCGAACGAGGCGGCGGTGGAGGATTACCGCGCCTGCGTCCGCACTCTGTACGAGGTCGCTGACGGTTTCGTGGTCAACGTCAGTTCCCCGAACACGCCGGGCCTGCGGGCACTTCAGGCGGCGGGCGACCTCGCCGACCTCGTGCGTGACGTAGGAGAAGAAGTGGAAGCAGGGCGCGTCCGCACCGCCCGCCGCGCTCCGCCCGTCCTCGTCAAGCTCGCCCCCGACCTGCATCCCGCCGACTTCGAGGCGAGCGTGGGCGCGGTGCTGGAGGCCGGGGCGGACGGCCTGATCGTCAGCAACACCACGCTGGGCCGCGCCGGTCTCACCCACCCCCACCGGGAACAGGCGGGTGGGCTGAGCGGGCGACCCCTCACCGAGCGGAGCACGGCCCTCGTCCGCGACGCCTACCGCCTCACTCGCGGGCGGGTGCCTATCGTCGGCGTCGGTGGCATCTTCACCCCCGAGGACGCCTACGCCAAGATTCGCGCCGGGGCGAGTCTCATCGAGGTCTACACGGCGCTGATCTACGAGGGGCCGCGCCTGCCCATGCGGCTCAACCGTGGACTGGCGGCCCTGCTGGAGCGCGACGGGCTGCGGAATGTGGCAGAGGCGGTGGGGGTGGAGGCGTAG
- the nirB gene encoding nitrite reductase large subunit NirB: protein MSQPTPQTHLPHVVVVGNGMVGHRLVDLLRAGADADVLKITVVSEETRLAYDRVRLSAHFDDDRPDLSLATEAGYGGQGVNIAWGRASNVDRDSRTVTVTGKAGEQTLAYDALVFATGSFPFVPPIPGKDATGCFVYRTLDDLDAIRTAAQGAKTGVVIGGGLLGLEAAGALRKLGLKTHVVEFAPHLMPAQLDVEGGALLKRIIEDMGIGVHTSKATSEVSTDETGRVTALAFADGSRLETDLVVFSAGIRPRDDLARACGVTVGERGGIQVDDRCVTSDPAVYAVGECALHNGRVYGLVAPGYAMAKVAAANLLSDLGLSESGDAKFIGADLSTKLKLLGVEVGSFGDAKGQTQGSRSVSLSDNVRGTYSRLVLSPDGTRVLGGLLVGDTARYGDLLDLAMSGTPLTVPPETLIVPPLPGGAALPVSANALVCSCENVRTNTLVEAIEGGCRDVAGLKKCTGAGTGCGGCVPSMHSLLQLELRRLGETVVNHICEHFPHSRQELFNIIKVRGYRTWDEVLAAHGTGLGCETCKPAVASILASLHNEYVLKTEHAQLQDTNDAFLANIQKNGTYSVMPRVAGGEITPDRLIALGAVAKKYGLYCKITGGQRIDLLGAQRDDLPAIWGELIAAGFESGHAYGKSLRTVKSCVGSTWCRYGVQDSTSLAVKLELRYRGLRSPHKLKSGVSGCTRECAEARGKDFGIIATEKGWNLYIGGNGGVTPRHAVLLASDLDEETLIRTLDRFLMFYVRTADRLQRTSTWLENLEGGLDYLRAVIMDDSLGICADLDAAMAGHVDTYFDEWAAALADPAGLARFRTFINSDARDNAIQWVDERGQIRPAFPHEHSEHELTPLPMAGGDD from the coding sequence ATGAGCCAACCCACCCCCCAGACCCATCTCCCTCACGTCGTCGTCGTCGGGAACGGCATGGTCGGCCACCGCCTCGTGGACCTCCTGCGCGCCGGGGCCGATGCCGACGTTCTGAAGATCACCGTGGTCAGCGAGGAGACGCGCCTCGCCTACGACCGCGTTCGCCTGAGCGCCCACTTCGACGACGACCGCCCCGATCTCTCCCTCGCCACCGAGGCCGGGTATGGGGGACAGGGCGTGAACATTGCGTGGGGCCGCGCCAGCAACGTGGACCGCGACTCGCGCACCGTCACCGTGACGGGCAAGGCCGGGGAGCAGACCCTCGCCTACGACGCCCTCGTGTTCGCCACCGGCTCCTTCCCCTTCGTGCCGCCCATTCCTGGCAAGGACGCGACGGGCTGCTTCGTGTACCGCACGCTGGACGATTTGGACGCGATCCGTACCGCCGCTCAGGGAGCAAAAACTGGTGTCGTGATCGGCGGCGGGCTGCTCGGGCTGGAGGCCGCCGGGGCACTCCGCAAGCTGGGGCTGAAGACGCACGTGGTCGAGTTCGCCCCCCACCTGATGCCCGCTCAGCTCGACGTGGAGGGCGGGGCGCTGCTGAAACGGATCATCGAGGACATGGGCATCGGCGTCCACACCTCGAAGGCGACGAGCGAGGTGAGTACGGACGAGACGGGGCGCGTCACTGCTCTTGCCTTCGCGGACGGCTCGCGGCTGGAGACCGATCTGGTGGTCTTCTCGGCGGGCATCCGACCGCGTGACGACCTCGCCCGCGCGTGTGGTGTCACGGTCGGGGAGCGCGGCGGCATTCAGGTTGACGACCGCTGCGTGACGAGCGATCCCGCTGTGTACGCGGTCGGGGAGTGCGCCCTCCACAACGGGCGGGTCTACGGCCTCGTCGCCCCCGGCTACGCGATGGCGAAGGTGGCGGCGGCGAACCTGTTGTCCGACCTGGGATTGAGCGAGTCCGGCGACGCCAAATTCATCGGCGCGGACCTCAGCACCAAGCTCAAGCTCCTCGGCGTGGAGGTCGGCTCGTTCGGGGACGCGAAGGGGCAGACGCAAGGCTCGCGCTCGGTGAGCCTGAGCGACAACGTGCGCGGCACGTACTCCAGGCTCGTCCTCAGCCCGGATGGAACGCGGGTGCTGGGTGGCCTGCTCGTGGGCGATACCGCCCGCTACGGCGACCTGCTCGACCTCGCCATGTCGGGGACGCCGCTCACGGTCCCGCCCGAGACCTTGATCGTGCCGCCCCTGCCCGGTGGTGCAGCCCTGCCCGTCAGCGCGAACGCCCTCGTCTGCTCGTGCGAGAACGTCCGCACGAACACGCTGGTGGAGGCCATCGAGGGCGGCTGCCGCGACGTGGCGGGCCTGAAGAAATGCACCGGGGCGGGGACGGGCTGCGGCGGCTGCGTGCCGAGCATGCACAGCCTTCTCCAGCTTGAGTTGCGGCGGCTGGGGGAAACGGTCGTCAACCACATCTGCGAGCATTTCCCGCACTCACGGCAGGAACTGTTCAACATCATCAAGGTCAGGGGCTACCGCACCTGGGACGAGGTGCTGGCGGCGCACGGCACGGGCCTGGGCTGCGAGACCTGCAAGCCCGCCGTGGCGAGCATCCTGGCGAGCCTGCACAACGAGTATGTGCTCAAGACGGAACACGCGCAGCTTCAGGACACGAACGACGCCTTCCTGGCGAACATCCAGAAGAACGGCACCTACTCGGTGATGCCGCGCGTGGCGGGCGGCGAGATCACACCCGACAGGCTCATCGCGCTGGGGGCGGTCGCCAAGAAGTACGGCCTGTACTGCAAGATCACGGGCGGGCAGCGCATCGACCTCCTCGGCGCACAGCGCGACGACCTCCCCGCGATCTGGGGCGAACTCATCGCGGCGGGCTTCGAGAGCGGGCACGCCTACGGCAAGAGCCTGCGGACGGTGAAGAGCTGCGTCGGCTCGACGTGGTGCCGCTACGGGGTGCAGGACTCCACCAGCCTGGCCGTCAAGCTCGAACTGCGTTACCGGGGCCTGCGCTCCCCGCACAAGCTCAAGTCGGGCGTCTCCGGCTGCACCCGCGAATGCGCCGAGGCACGCGGCAAAGATTTCGGCATCATCGCCACCGAGAAGGGCTGGAATCTCTACATCGGCGGCAACGGCGGCGTGACGCCCAGGCACGCGGTCCTGCTCGCCTCCGATCTGGACGAGGAGACGCTGATCCGCACCCTCGACCGCTTCCTGATGTTCTACGTGCGGACCGCCGACCGCCTCCAGCGGACGAGCACCTGGCTGGAGAACCTGGAGGGCGGGCTGGACTACCTCCGGGCCGTCATCATGGACGACTCGCTGGGCATCTGCGCCGACCTCGACGCGGCGATGGCGGGGCACGTGGACACCTACTTCGACGAGTGGGCCGCCGCGCTCGCCGACCCGGCGGGCCTCGCGCGCTTCCGCACCTTCATCAACTCCGACGCCCGCGACAACGCGATCCAGTGGGTGGACGAGCGCGGCCAGATTCGCCCGGCCTTTCCCCATGAGCACAGCGAGCATGAATTGACTCCGCTGCCGATGGCGGGCGGGGACGATTGA
- a CDS encoding MFS transporter: MTHPANLPLSAPALSADARRVVTWSTLGFTLMFAVWVMFSIVGLPIRKELGLTDAQFTLLTAIPVLTGSLLRLPAGLLADRLGGKKMFLAVTLVTAVFSLALAFASGYNVLLALALGVGLAGVSFAVGNAWIAQWVPASRQGLALGTFGAGNAGASITKLAAPALITVIPAGLLIPGGWHFVPFVFALMLVVCALLTSRLTPADAAVRPQRTLADWLRPLGGAQVWRFGLYYVVFFGAYVALSLFLPKYYVDHYGIPLAQAGLLTALFIFPASLLRPLGGYLSDRFGPRGVTVASFAVMLVGLLPLTRELPLTTFLLLTTVVGVGMGVGKASTYTLVAQWYPGQMGVVGGLVGLLGGLGGFILPLAFAALRPSLGVQAAFTILLAVTFVSVVVFVASMLRLRALGRRPSFA, encoded by the coding sequence ATGACCCACCCCGCCAACCTCCCGCTCTCCGCGCCCGCCCTCTCCGCCGACGCCCGGCGCGTCGTGACGTGGAGCACCCTCGGCTTCACGCTGATGTTCGCCGTGTGGGTGATGTTCTCCATCGTGGGGCTGCCCATCCGCAAGGAACTCGGCCTGACGGACGCGCAGTTCACGCTGCTGACGGCCATCCCCGTGCTGACGGGTTCGCTGCTGCGGCTCCCGGCGGGACTGCTCGCCGACCGCCTCGGCGGCAAGAAGATGTTCCTGGCCGTGACGCTCGTCACCGCCGTGTTCTCGCTGGCGCTGGCGTTCGCCTCCGGCTACAACGTCCTGCTGGCCCTGGCGCTCGGGGTGGGGCTGGCGGGCGTGAGCTTCGCGGTGGGGAACGCGTGGATCGCCCAGTGGGTGCCCGCCTCCCGGCAGGGCCTCGCGCTGGGGACCTTCGGGGCGGGGAACGCGGGGGCGAGCATCACCAAGCTCGCCGCGCCCGCGCTCATCACGGTCATTCCCGCCGGACTCCTCATCCCTGGTGGCTGGCACTTCGTCCCCTTCGTGTTCGCGCTGATGCTCGTGGTGTGCGCGCTGCTCACCTCCCGCCTCACGCCCGCCGATGCCGCCGTCCGCCCCCAGCGCACCCTCGCCGACTGGCTGCGGCCCCTGGGAGGCGCTCAGGTGTGGCGTTTCGGGCTGTATTACGTGGTGTTCTTCGGCGCGTACGTGGCCCTGAGCCTCTTCCTGCCGAAGTACTACGTGGACCACTACGGCATCCCGCTCGCTCAGGCGGGCCTGCTGACCGCCCTGTTCATCTTCCCGGCGAGCCTGCTGCGGCCCCTGGGCGGCTATCTCAGCGACCGCTTCGGGCCGCGTGGCGTGACGGTCGCCTCCTTCGCGGTGATGCTTGTGGGCCTGCTGCCCCTCACCCGCGAGCTGCCGCTGACCACCTTCCTGCTGCTCACCACCGTCGTCGGCGTGGGCATGGGCGTGGGCAAGGCGAGCACCTACACCCTCGTCGCGCAGTGGTACCCCGGCCAGATGGGCGTCGTCGGCGGCCTCGTCGGGCTGCTCGGCGGGCTGGGCGGCTTCATCCTCCCGCTGGCCTTCGCGGCGCTGCGGCCCTCGCTGGGCGTGCAGGCGGCCTTCACCATCCTGCTCGCGGTGACGTTCGTGAGCGTCGTGGTCTTCGTGGCGAGCATGTTGCGCCTGCGGGCGCTCGGGCGTCGTCCCAGCTTCGCGTAA
- a CDS encoding sulfite exporter TauE/SafE family protein — MLAVIAVGLLAGVLGAILGLGGGVIVVPALEFVLPLYGRDITISQAVAVSQIGVLAVGLSGAASYLRQGLVRARTGYLLSPYTILGGALGSFLGLVLPARAVATVFAALLLYSAYNLLRGLKRVEVERPPSRLVPPAMTFAGVMSGLLGIGGGTVQVPVLNLLAGVPIRQAIATSTFIMGLTAVGNALVYQAGGLLDLPLAAGVALGVLIGARAGAGLQSRIPAARLKLFFSLLLIFTAGQLLWKYWA, encoded by the coding sequence ATGCTCGCCGTCATCGCCGTCGGTCTGCTCGCCGGGGTGCTGGGCGCGATCCTCGGCCTCGGCGGCGGCGTGATCGTCGTGCCCGCGCTGGAGTTCGTGCTGCCGCTCTACGGGCGCGACATCACCATCTCGCAGGCGGTGGCGGTCTCGCAGATCGGGGTGCTGGCGGTGGGCCTCAGCGGCGCGGCGAGTTATCTCAGGCAGGGGCTGGTGCGGGCGAGGACGGGCTACCTGCTCTCGCCGTACACGATCCTGGGGGGCGCTCTGGGCAGTTTTCTGGGGCTGGTGCTGCCCGCGCGGGCGGTGGCGACGGTCTTCGCGGCCCTGCTGCTCTATTCCGCCTACAACCTCCTGCGTGGATTGAAACGGGTGGAGGTCGAGCGCCCGCCCAGCCGCCTCGTGCCTCCCGCGATGACCTTCGCCGGAGTGATGAGCGGCCTGCTCGGCATCGGCGGGGGGACGGTGCAGGTGCCGGTGCTCAATCTGCTCGCGGGGGTGCCGATCCGGCAGGCCATCGCCACCAGCACCTTCATCATGGGGTTGACCGCCGTGGGGAACGCCCTTGTGTACCAGGCGGGTGGGCTGCTCGACCTGCCCCTCGCGGCGGGGGTGGCGCTGGGCGTGCTGATCGGCGCGCGGGCGGGGGCCGGGCTGCAAAGCCGCATTCCCGCCGCACGGCTCAAGCTCTTTTTCAGCCTCCTCCTGATCTTCACGGCGGGGCAGCTCCTCTGGAAGTACTGGGCCTGA
- a CDS encoding uroporphyrinogen-III synthase: MDWFGGLKVLSLESRRADEMATLIQKYNGEVTVAPSMREQKLDLGAHLTRFETALAARDIHAVACMTGVGTKMFLRDLAARDPRHLETLKDVPLVARGNKPTQALKTFGLGGTTVPRPHTWHEVQAHLLETLEPGQHAVVLEHGDPTPPAMLRTLTGAGLRVTSIPVYRCAFPHDTGPLSQAVRDTALGGQDFLLLSSGTQLLHFLKFAGRLRLEDEVRAALGSMVVASIGPACSESASELGVRIDLEANPHKMGILVRAAAEHGPGLLRGRLAKTG; this comes from the coding sequence GTGGATTGGTTCGGCGGGCTGAAGGTCCTGAGCCTGGAGTCCCGGCGCGCCGACGAGATGGCGACCCTGATTCAGAAGTACAACGGGGAGGTGACGGTCGCGCCGAGCATGCGCGAGCAGAAGCTCGACCTGGGCGCGCACCTGACCCGCTTCGAGACGGCCCTCGCCGCACGCGACATCCACGCGGTCGCCTGCATGACGGGCGTGGGGACGAAGATGTTCCTGCGCGACCTCGCGGCGCGGGACCCCCGGCACCTGGAGACCCTCAAGGACGTGCCCCTCGTCGCACGGGGCAACAAGCCGACGCAGGCGCTCAAGACCTTCGGCCTGGGCGGGACCACCGTGCCGCGCCCGCACACCTGGCACGAGGTTCAGGCCCACCTGCTGGAGACCCTGGAGCCGGGCCAGCACGCCGTCGTCCTCGAACACGGCGACCCGACGCCCCCGGCGATGCTCCGTACGCTGACCGGCGCGGGCCTGCGCGTGACGAGCATCCCGGTCTACCGCTGCGCCTTCCCGCACGACACGGGGCCGCTCTCACAGGCCGTCCGCGACACGGCGCTGGGGGGGCAGGACTTCCTGCTGCTCTCCAGCGGCACCCAGCTCCTGCACTTCCTGAAGTTCGCCGGGAGGTTGCGCCTGGAAGACGAGGTGCGCGCCGCCCTGGGCAGCATGGTCGTCGCCAGCATCGGCCCCGCGTGCAGCGAGAGCGCCTCCGAACTCGGCGTCCGCATCGACCTGGAGGCCAACCCACACAAGATGGGCATCCTCGTGCGGGCTGCCGCCGAGCATGGGCCGGGGCTGCTGCGGGGACGGCTGGCGAAGACGGGGTGA